A single genomic interval of Devosia oryziradicis harbors:
- the motA gene encoding flagellar motor stator protein MotA gives MRLIIGIVVVIGCVIGGYLGVGGHLYVLWQPFEFLIILGAAIGAFVIGNTGPVIKGTLGAFGTLFKGPKYNKAAYVELLGMQFTLFKLVQSKGILALEQHIENPHESSLFSRFPTFANNHHAVEFVCDYLRMVTLGSNNVHEMEALMDEELETHHQEQHRIVAAVQALADGTPALGIVAAVLGVIHTMGAISEPPEVLGHMIGGALVGTFFGVFVAYGFFAPFAQSLNNIYEAESKYFLSLKVGLLAHISGQVPVMAIEFARKALLSEDRPSFAEIDEATANLTAAT, from the coding sequence ATGCGTCTAATCATCGGCATCGTCGTTGTTATCGGTTGCGTCATTGGTGGCTATCTCGGCGTGGGCGGCCATCTCTATGTGCTGTGGCAGCCCTTTGAATTCCTGATCATTCTGGGTGCGGCGATCGGCGCCTTCGTCATCGGCAATACCGGCCCGGTGATCAAAGGTACGCTGGGTGCATTCGGCACGCTGTTCAAGGGACCGAAATACAACAAGGCAGCCTATGTCGAACTGCTGGGCATGCAGTTCACCCTGTTCAAGCTGGTGCAGTCCAAGGGCATCCTGGCGCTTGAGCAGCATATCGAAAATCCTCATGAATCGTCGCTGTTCTCGCGCTTCCCGACCTTCGCCAACAATCACCATGCGGTGGAGTTCGTCTGCGATTACCTGCGCATGGTGACGCTCGGGTCAAACAATGTCCACGAGATGGAAGCGCTGATGGACGAGGAACTCGAAACGCATCACCAGGAACAGCATCGCATCGTGGCCGCCGTGCAGGCGCTCGCCGACGGTACGCCGGCGCTGGGCATCGTGGCCGCGGTTCTGGGTGTTATTCACACGATGGGGGCCATCAGCGAGCCACCCGAAGTGCTCGGCCACATGATCGGCGGCGCGTTGGTGGGTACCTTCTTCGGCGTATTTGTCGCCTACGGCTTCTTTGCGCCCTTCGCTCAGTCGCTGAACAATATCTACGAAGCGGAATCGAAGTATTTTCTTTCGCTGAAGGTGGGCTTGCTGGCGCACATTTCCGGGCAGGTGCCCGTGATGGCCATCGAGTTCGCGCGCAAGGCCCTGCTGTCCGAGGACCGTCCGAGCTTTGCCGAGATTGACGAAGCGACGGCCAATCTGACGGCCGCGACGTAG